In bacterium, the DNA window AAGCTCAATGTGACGATCGATGTCGATTTCTTGAACGGACGGTTCACGATTGCTATGTTTGCTCAGGAGTGATCGAATCCAGCGCCAGGCAGGAACAACAGAAGGCAAGGGTAGGTTTCGCGCTCGGCCAGCTAATTGAGCAGTCTGCTCAGCGCGACGCTCCACCCATTCTGCAAACCCTGCGATCGTCATCGACAACCCAACAAACAAGAGTACAAACATCAACAGGAAGGCGCCGATGCGTCCAGTCAACAGGATGAGTTGACCTGTAGCCCAGTAGCCAAACTGTCCAGAATGAACATAATAAGTCGAAGGAGAATCACGATGAATGAACTCACCAAGCACTCCGATACTCGTTGAGCTCCAAAGGCCCAAAGCAAATAGCCAAACAGATAGAATCAGTGCACTTCGTGCCGAGTGCCGACGTAGGATTGTCCAGCCCCAAATCAAAAGAAGCAGCGGGAATACCACTGCGGGCCACTGTCCCAGAAACAATGGCCCCATCAGCGCAGACATGTACTCGCCAAAGCGTCCGGCTGCATTCTCTGGATGCGAGCTGAAGTCACGATATGGGTAGTCATTCATCGAGTGACTCGCCATCGCAACAAACAAAAGCACACCCAAGCATAACAACACCAGTCCGCCTACCACAGGAGCGGCGGACCGAGTTGGCTCAGCTTTTTGGCCAGGATTCCTACGTACTGCCATTTGTCTTCGGTAACCTGATTTTGCCTTCTATGAGTACCGGCACGACTTGATGAGAATCCACTTTCGCGCAGTGGTCAAGGTCATCAGCATATCCAATTGACGCTAAATACCTTCCGTGAAAACAACTGCGCACGACTTCACGGATTTGAGATCTGTAGTATCGAAAGAGATCGAGCGCGGCCTGCGAGCCGTCGTGATCCTGAGCTGCGCCCGGCCCAGACACGCCCTCAACGATTTTCCCCGCACAAACAAAGTCTTCGAGTGAGAACTTGCCATGTCGCCCCGAGCAGATAATGGACACATCCCTTTGGAGGCCACGCGCTGCGGCAACCGCAGACGAAAAGTTGTTGAACCCAGCAACCAGCACATGGTCGGCGGTCTTGCATCGAACCAACGCCGGCGCGCCGTTTGTCGAGGAAAATACAATCGTGCGACCACCGATTCGTTCGGGCGTGTACTCAAACGGCGAATTCCCGAGATCAAATCCCTCAATAAGCTTGCCGTCGCGTTCACCCCCGAGAACCAAGTCGCTTCGACCGGCTTTGATCGCAAATTCGCCTGCTTCCGCAGGTGATGTAACCGGAACAACTTCTCGCGCACCGTTGCTGATCGCTTGGATGATCGTCGACGAGGCTCGGAGCACATCAATGACGATTGCAGTCGTGCCGCGGACATCATCTTCGCTCCACTCGCGCGGAGTGGCAAAGACCTTAACCTTCAGCATGTGTTTCCACCGTTCAGTAAGGACGCTTGTAGAACGGTGGTTTCACAATTGTGGCTGCGGCTGGTTTCCCATGGCAAGAAACTGCGACTCTCGTGCCGATAGAACTGAACTCGACCGGCACATAGCCTAGTGCAATCCCCTTGTTTAGCACAGGAGAGACTGTGCCGGACGTAACGTTGCCGATCACAGTGCCGGAGTCATCGAGGATCGGGTAGCCGTGTCTTGGAAATGCCGATTCGGCAAGCTCGATTGCGACGAGCTTTCTGCTGACTCCTTGCTCCTTCACTTTCAATAGTGAGTCCCGCCCGAGAAAGTCGTCTTTTCCCAGCTTGGTTATCCAGCCTAAGCCTGCTTCCAGAGGATTGGTCGAATCATCTATGTCATTGCCATAGAGACACATCTTCATTTCCAATCGAAGAGAGTCCCGTGCGCCTAATCCTATTGGTTCGATGTCAAAAGGTCTACCCGCTTCGAGAATCGCGCGCCACACCGGGACTGCGGCATCGTTACCGAGATAAATTTCAAAACCATCTTCTCCGGTGTAGCCGGTTCGCGAAATCACAGCATCGTTGCCCATCACTTTGCCTTGCGCAAAGTGGTAGAACTCTATCTTCGCGAGATCAATATCGGTCAACTTCTGCACGACATCCTGCGAGTTGCGGCCTTGAACGGCCATCAAAGAAATCGCGTCCGAGCGATTCTCAAGTTGTACGTCCCCTTTGACGTGGCTGCTGATCCAATCCCAATCCTTGTTTAGATTGGCTGCATTGACAACAACCATCAGATGATCGTCGGCCTTGTAGATTAGTAAGTCATCCACAATCCCGCCATCCGGACGACACATACAGTTGTATTGCGCCTGCCCGGGTACCATCGACAACACATCATTCACGGTAACATAATGCAGGAACTTTTCTCTATCTTTCCCCTTTACCACGAATTCGCCCATGTGCGAGACGTCGAACACACCGACAGTGTTTCTGACGCGTAGATGCTCAGCGCGAATGGAATGGTATTGAATTGGCATTTTATAGCCGGCGAATTCCACGAGCTTTGCGCCCAAAGCTTCGTGCTCGGCTGTCAGCGCCGTCGTTTTCAAGTATTTCTCCAAGAATAGACTAAATCAGAAATTCTTTGTGTTTATAGAAAGGCGAGCGCCTTGTCATGGCCTCGCCTGTGATAGTGTATCCGCCGTAGCCTCGAGTTCTTCTTCCGGGGGCGACTTGAGTTGAATCACTCGAACCGGAATCGATGCGGGCCGATAGCCTTCCTTCATGACCATCTTCTGTCCGTCGTTCGAGACAAGGAAAGTAAGGAAACCTGCCGCGACGTCGCTTTTCATGCGCGTTGTTACATATGTATACGTCGTCATAAAGGGCCAGCGCGGCGATTCCAAGATCGTCTTGGCGTTTGCGGGGATCCTTAATTCACCTTGCGCCCAACGAAGTTTCTTGAATCCTTTGGCGTCGGCCGGCTTGTGGGAAAAGATCAGCAATGCACCGGGGTCATCTGCTGACAGTTCCAGCATTCGCGTGGCTGACGAACAGATAACAGCCGCTACCGAATCCAATTCTCCATAGAAATTGAGAAGCGAAAACCACGAACCAACTCCTTCCAAAGGAGCATAAGGCGTAATTGCGACATTCGGACCTCCAATCTCTTTCCAATTCGTTACCACACCTTCCAAAACTCTCTTCAAGTTCGTGCTGTCGATAGCGTCTATGGCAAGACTCTCAGGAACAAGCAAGTAGGTTGGATAGTGGGCGACCGGATAGGTAAAGAGCTTCAATTGTCGCTGAGCAAAGGATGCGGATTCTGCGCTCGTCACGACACGATCTATGAACACCTCGTCAACCCGCTGGGACAATAGTGAGTCCAAGAGTGGCAGTGTTGAATGCCTTTCAAAAGTAACAAACGCCTGCGGGTAGATACGATTATACTCGTAGGCCACATACGAAGCCATTTCAAAGACGGCATCGCTTGCGCCAATTCGCGCGGATCCCTTCGTAAAAGTCTCATCCGGTTCACTTCTCTTGCAACCCAGCAGAAGAGCGACTATCATCAAAAGCTGACAACACTTAATCATCACTTCTCATTTCCCCAAGGCCGCGAGTGTTCGCCGCCATATCGCCGATGCTCTGACTTCGGAGTTCTCGAAACCACGAATCGATGCACACCCAAGAGTATGACGACGACGCCAAGTAAAGTGCGAAGACCAGTCTGTGGCGGGATTTCCTTTAGCAGCACACCAGATAGGATGAGAAGTCCCAGAATAAGAAATCCAATAGGCAATACCCAGCGTGTCAACATCCCTTGCTCATCTGTCTATGATAGGATTACAATTCTGCGGTCGATACGCTTCTCGGCGATACTGCACGATAAACATTCAAGTATGACATTGTCTCGCCGTTCAGCATTCGATCCTCTCGTGAAAGCTATCAGAGCGCAAGACCGCACGACCTGAGCCGCGCGGTCTGGAGGTATCGCGACTATGCTACTGAACCTTGAAGTTAAAAGGAATCGCGATCCATACACCAACCGGATTCCCCTGCTGAATCGCCGGGGTAAATCTCCACTTAGGCAGGATCTTCTCGACTTCTTCCTCAAATCCAAGTTTCTCTGGTTTGGCCTGAACGATGCGCCACTTCTTCACCATGCCCTTGGCATCCACATAGACTTGTGCAGTCACCTTTCCGGACACACCGGCTCGTTGCGCCATTTCCGGGAATGCGGGCTGCGGGCTGAAATCCGGAAGCGGCTGAGGCGGCACTTCGAAAGGAATGAACGTGTCATAGCTCGGGATCTCGCCGTCGCCCAGACCATCACCGAACACCAGCTCAACGCCTTCCCCGATTTCGAGCGACTCGTCGCCATACTCTTCCACGATGGCCTGCACGAGTTCCTCCTGTTTCATCATCTCAGGCTGTTCCTCGGGCACTTCCTCTTCCTTGACGGCAATCGGGATTGCCACCTTGGGTGGTGCAAGTTTGGGACGAGCGATTTTTGGT includes these proteins:
- a CDS encoding 2-phosphosulfolactate phosphatase, with the translated sequence MLKVKVFATPREWSEDDVRGTTAIVIDVLRASSTIIQAISNGAREVVPVTSPAEAGEFAIKAGRSDLVLGGERDGKLIEGFDLGNSPFEYTPERIGGRTIVFSSTNGAPALVRCKTADHVLVAGFNNFSSAVAAARGLQRDVSIICSGRHGKFSLEDFVCAGKIVEGVSGPGAAQDHDGSQAALDLFRYYRSQIREVVRSCFHGRYLASIGYADDLDHCAKVDSHQVVPVLIEGKIRLPKTNGST
- a CDS encoding substrate-binding domain-containing protein translates to MIKCCQLLMIVALLLGCKRSEPDETFTKGSARIGASDAVFEMASYVAYEYNRIYPQAFVTFERHSTLPLLDSLLSQRVDEVFIDRVVTSAESASFAQRQLKLFTYPVAHYPTYLLVPESLAIDAIDSTNLKRVLEGVVTNWKEIGGPNVAITPYAPLEGVGSWFSLLNFYGELDSVAAVICSSATRMLELSADDPGALLIFSHKPADAKGFKKLRWAQGELRIPANAKTILESPRWPFMTTYTYVTTRMKSDVAAGFLTFLVSNDGQKMVMKEGYRPASIPVRVIQLKSPPEEELEATADTLSQARP
- a CDS encoding energy transducer TonB codes for the protein MNYIEELEKGKYGSIELKRYVGKNLLRGLVISALIHTVVVASPYIATLFQEEIPPPDRVMVVDPSILKKLKQLDPGKAPPKIARPKLAPPKVAIPIAVKEEEVPEEQPEMMKQEELVQAIVEEYGDESLEIGEGVELVFGDGLGDGEIPSYDTFIPFEVPPQPLPDFSPQPAFPEMAQRAGVSGKVTAQVYVDAKGMVKKWRIVQAKPEKLGFEEEVEKILPKWRFTPAIQQGNPVGVWIAIPFNFKVQ
- the gcvT gene encoding glycine cleavage system aminomethyltransferase GcvT — its product is MKTTALTAEHEALGAKLVEFAGYKMPIQYHSIRAEHLRVRNTVGVFDVSHMGEFVVKGKDREKFLHYVTVNDVLSMVPGQAQYNCMCRPDGGIVDDLLIYKADDHLMVVVNAANLNKDWDWISSHVKGDVQLENRSDAISLMAVQGRNSQDVVQKLTDIDLAKIEFYHFAQGKVMGNDAVISRTGYTGEDGFEIYLGNDAAVPVWRAILEAGRPFDIEPIGLGARDSLRLEMKMCLYGNDIDDSTNPLEAGLGWITKLGKDDFLGRDSLLKVKEQGVSRKLVAIELAESAFPRHGYPILDDSGTVIGNVTSGTVSPVLNKGIALGYVPVEFSSIGTRVAVSCHGKPAAATIVKPPFYKRPY